In Callospermophilus lateralis isolate mCalLat2 chromosome 4, mCalLat2.hap1, whole genome shotgun sequence, one genomic interval encodes:
- the Got1l1 gene encoding putative aspartate aminotransferase, cytoplasmic 2: MPTLSVFMDVPMMHKLEGTLLKTYKQDDYPDKMFLAYKVCMTNEGQPWVSLVVNKIRLQIAQDPSLNYEYLPMIGMKSFIQASLELLFGKYSQAIVENRVGGVHTVGDSGAFQLGAQFLKTWLRDAQVVCMISTQKEPYGIIFQDMGFTVYEYCIWDPKHLCMDSNMFLDVVERMPRDCILVIGNITDCKWTQSQLAKLMLTIKNKRIFPFFDIPCQGLSTGDLEEDAEILQYFVSQGFEFFCSQSLSKNFGIYDEGLGMLVVATLNNQHLLCVLSQLMNYTQALWLNPPARGARIITSILCNPALQGEWKQSLKEVVENIMLIKEKVKEKLRLLGTPGSWDHITEQTGTHGYLGLSHQQVEYLIKKKHIYMPKSTRINFTCINASNIDYITQSINEAILFTKNSEKHLQDVNDH; this comes from the exons ATGCCCACCCTTTCAGTGTTCATGGATGTGCCTATGATGCACAAGCTAGAAGGCACCTTGTTAAAGACCTACAAACAAGACGATTACCCTGACAAGATGTTCCTGGCCTACAAAG TCTGCATGACCAATGAAGGCCAACCCTGGGTTTCTCTTGTGGTAAACAAGATCCGACTGCAGATTGCACAGGATCCTTCTCTGAACTATGAGTACTTGCCTATGATTGGCATGAAATCATTCATTCAGGCCTCCTTGGAACTCCTCTTCGGAAAGTACAGCCAAGCCATTGTGGAGAACAGG GTAGGAGGTGTGCACACTGTTGGTGACAGTGGTGCCTTCCAGCTTGGGGCCCAGTTCCTCAAGACCTGGCTTAGGGATGCTCAAGTCGTTTGCatgatttcaactcaaaaag AACCATATGGAATCATCTTCCAGGACATGGGCTTTACCGTCTACGAATACTGCATTTGGGATCCCAAGCACCTGTGCATGGACTCCAACATGTTCCTTGATGTGGTGGAG CGGATGCCACGTGACTGTATCCTGGTGATTGGGAACATCACTGACTGCAAGTGGACACAAAGTCAGTTGGCCAAGTTGATGCTCACCATTAAG AACAAACGGATATTCCCATTTTTTGACATTCCCTGTCAAGGTTTATCCACCGGTGACCTGGAAGAAGATGCCGAAATCTTACAGTACTTTGTGTCTCAAGGTTTTGAGTTCTTCTGCAGCCAGTCTCTGTCCAAGAATTTTGGCATTTATG ATGAAGGACTGGGGATGCTGGTCGTGGCAACGCTCAACAACCAGCACTTGCTGTGTGTCCTCTCCCAGCTGATGAACTACACCCAGGCACTGTGGCTCAACCCTCCTGCCAGGGGTGCTCGCATAATCACCTCCATCCTCTGTAACCCTGCCCTTCAGGGAGAATG GAAGCAGAGTCTCAAAGAGGTTGTAGAGAACATCATGTTGATCAAGGAGAAGGTGAAGGAGAAGCTCCGGCTCCTGGGAACCCCTGGCTCCTGGGATCACATCACTGAACAGACTGGGACCCACGGTTATCTTGGACTCAGCC ACCAACAGGTGGAATACCTGATCAAGAAGAAGCATATCTACATGCCCAAGAGTACTAGGATTAACTTCACCTGTATCAATGCCAGCAACATTGACTACATCACTCAGAGCATCAATGAGGCTATCCTCTTCACAAAGAACTCCGAGAAACATCTTCAGGATGTAAATGACCACTGA